A DNA window from Thermoanaerobaculales bacterium contains the following coding sequences:
- a CDS encoding DEAD/DEAH box helicase family protein, with amino-acid sequence MLVSFPDVLSIDETLDDNQIQQVAKRYFPFQAKVTPLGPDPQRRFLISPQDGEDEVLVVEKPAKVFKVRVLRAEVVPSGEKLDLTAGKWVKHPECAPLQPGTSGSEDELGRVLDSWNGSFSFVEETPTEGQKGLRSPQIGALHAVHAHWSVSDDPATIVMPTGTGKTETMLAILLSKPCAKLLVVVPTDALRTQIARKFLTIGVLKEIDCRVLNPSCLYPIVGILRHKPRSQKAVEELFRRCHVVVTTSSIAGQSADPVQRAMAKHCEYLFIDEAHHIEAPTWAAFKQKFAGRRILQFTATPFREDGKDLGAKIIFKYPLAKAQREGYFQPIRFAEVEEFNPAKADRAIAERAVQQLSAEVARGHVLMARVDSIARAREVFELYEQYPQFHPVQLHTGLGAKKRKDNREAVLRGESRIVVCVDMLGEGFDLPELKIAAFHDIRKTLAVTLQLAGRFTRTRPDLGHATFVANIADVSVRDELRKLYTRDPDWNQLLPELSDEAVESQMSLQEFLNGFTDFPMEVPLRRIRAAASAVVYRTRCASWNPENFKKGIPNLESCARVHSAINEQEHTLVIVTARKLPLAWSDLENLFNWEWELFVVVWLPELDLLFINSSSNAGEYRSLAHAIAGENAELIQGENVFRVFAGVSRLRLQNVGLTEQLGRLVRYTGRMGSDVASKVTNAQRRTTRKAVIAGTGFESGRKTTVGSSRKGRVWSFKRERLAGFVRWCRMIGGKLLDDRIDPDEILRGTLESEVITAIPLVMPIGIDWPEEMYRTPEATWTIRLPEGAALPLWSTSIELVDPTPGGPIIIAVTAEKHRFEMELQLFKRTGIPDYRFIVRDGTDVLLQHGDRGGPVPITGFFGEEPPVVWFADGSSLEGNQYTRLKTTCPPYDANRIQTWDWTGTDLRRESQGTQKDPRSIQFRVISDLKKENYTVIFDDDGSGEAADIVAIADTDPDGGPRILRVDFFHCKYSKVAPGNRIEDLYEVCGQAQKSISWMSSTERHIDLFTHLLRREAKRQDDGKTTRFEHGNRENLLRYREMSRRCQVRFRVFIVQPGLLASNVTLDQLQLLAVTENYLMETYGIPFAIVTSP; translated from the coding sequence ATGTTGGTGAGTTTTCCTGATGTCTTGTCCATCGACGAAACCCTCGATGACAACCAGATACAGCAGGTGGCTAAACGGTACTTTCCCTTCCAAGCGAAGGTCACCCCATTGGGGCCCGATCCGCAGAGGCGTTTCCTGATCAGCCCGCAGGACGGTGAAGACGAAGTCCTAGTGGTTGAGAAGCCCGCGAAGGTCTTCAAGGTGCGAGTCCTACGCGCCGAAGTCGTGCCCTCCGGAGAGAAGCTCGATCTCACGGCGGGGAAGTGGGTCAAACACCCTGAGTGTGCGCCCTTACAACCTGGGACGTCTGGAAGCGAGGATGAGCTGGGCCGGGTTCTCGACTCCTGGAACGGCTCGTTCTCGTTTGTCGAGGAGACTCCAACTGAAGGCCAGAAGGGCCTGCGCTCGCCCCAGATCGGCGCGCTCCACGCGGTTCACGCACACTGGTCAGTCTCCGATGACCCCGCCACGATCGTGATGCCGACCGGGACCGGGAAGACAGAGACTATGCTCGCGATCCTGCTCTCGAAACCCTGTGCCAAGCTTCTTGTCGTGGTTCCGACAGATGCACTCCGCACACAGATTGCGCGCAAGTTCCTCACCATCGGAGTTCTCAAGGAGATAGACTGTCGCGTCTTGAACCCTTCCTGCCTCTACCCGATCGTCGGAATACTCCGCCACAAACCAAGAAGTCAGAAGGCTGTGGAAGAGCTATTCCGGCGTTGTCACGTTGTTGTGACGACCAGTAGCATTGCAGGCCAGTCTGCCGACCCGGTCCAGAGGGCGATGGCAAAGCACTGCGAGTATCTGTTCATTGACGAGGCCCACCACATCGAAGCACCTACCTGGGCCGCGTTCAAGCAGAAGTTCGCCGGGAGGAGGATTCTCCAGTTCACGGCGACTCCTTTTCGAGAGGACGGCAAGGACCTGGGCGCGAAGATTATCTTCAAGTACCCGCTGGCTAAGGCACAGAGAGAAGGCTACTTTCAGCCAATCCGCTTTGCGGAGGTTGAGGAGTTCAATCCCGCAAAGGCGGACCGAGCTATCGCGGAGCGGGCTGTTCAGCAACTTTCGGCAGAGGTCGCTCGAGGACACGTCCTGATGGCTCGAGTCGACTCCATTGCACGAGCACGAGAGGTGTTTGAGCTCTATGAACAGTATCCCCAGTTCCATCCAGTCCAGTTGCACACAGGCCTAGGAGCGAAGAAGCGCAAGGATAACCGCGAGGCGGTGCTTCGAGGCGAGTCGAGAATCGTCGTGTGCGTCGACATGCTTGGGGAAGGCTTCGACCTTCCCGAGCTCAAGATCGCTGCCTTCCACGACATTAGGAAAACGCTTGCGGTGACTCTCCAGTTGGCCGGACGATTCACCCGGACAAGGCCGGATCTAGGCCATGCGACCTTCGTTGCGAACATAGCCGATGTCAGCGTCAGAGACGAGCTAAGAAAGCTCTACACCCGCGACCCTGACTGGAATCAACTTCTGCCCGAGCTCAGCGACGAGGCAGTGGAATCCCAGATGTCGCTCCAGGAGTTCCTAAACGGGTTCACTGACTTTCCGATGGAGGTGCCTCTCAGGAGAATCCGCGCAGCAGCAAGCGCCGTCGTCTACAGGACCCGCTGCGCCTCGTGGAATCCAGAGAACTTCAAGAAAGGAATACCAAACCTGGAATCCTGTGCCCGGGTCCATTCTGCAATCAACGAACAGGAGCACACCCTCGTGATCGTGACTGCACGGAAGCTCCCGCTGGCGTGGAGTGATCTCGAGAACCTGTTCAACTGGGAGTGGGAGCTCTTCGTGGTGGTCTGGCTTCCCGAGCTAGACCTCCTCTTCATCAATAGCTCGAGCAATGCCGGGGAGTACCGTTCGCTCGCCCACGCTATCGCAGGCGAGAACGCTGAGCTTATCCAAGGTGAGAATGTTTTTCGTGTCTTTGCAGGTGTCAGTCGGCTCCGTCTCCAGAATGTTGGTCTAACGGAACAGCTCGGCCGGCTCGTGCGGTACACAGGGAGGATGGGCTCGGATGTCGCCTCAAAGGTCACGAATGCCCAGCGCCGGACCACCAGAAAGGCAGTCATCGCGGGCACCGGGTTTGAGAGTGGTCGGAAGACGACTGTAGGGTCATCTCGAAAAGGTCGTGTCTGGTCCTTCAAGCGCGAGCGCCTGGCTGGGTTTGTGCGGTGGTGCAGGATGATTGGGGGAAAGCTCCTTGATGACAGGATCGACCCAGACGAGATTCTGAGAGGAACGCTCGAGTCCGAGGTCATCACTGCTATTCCTCTTGTGATGCCCATTGGGATCGACTGGCCAGAGGAGATGTACCGAACGCCAGAAGCCACTTGGACGATTCGTCTACCTGAAGGCGCTGCCCTCCCTCTCTGGTCCACCTCCATTGAACTGGTGGACCCAACCCCTGGAGGCCCGATCATCATCGCTGTAACAGCCGAAAAGCACCGGTTCGAAATGGAACTCCAGCTATTCAAGCGCACAGGGATCCCTGACTACCGCTTCATCGTGCGTGACGGTACTGACGTGCTTCTCCAGCACGGCGATCGAGGAGGACCGGTTCCCATCACCGGGTTCTTTGGCGAGGAACCTCCGGTGGTCTGGTTTGCCGACGGGTCATCCCTGGAAGGGAACCAATACACCCGTCTCAAGACGACTTGCCCTCCTTATGATGCAAACCGGATTCAGACATGGGACTGGACCGGCACTGACCTACGGCGAGAGTCTCAGGGCACGCAGAAGGACCCGAGGTCCATCCAGTTCCGCGTCATCTCTGACCTGAAGAAGGAGAACTACACCGTCATTTTTGACGACGATGGCTCGGGCGAAGCAGCCGACATCGTTGCGATTGCCGACACCGATCCAGACGGTGGACCTAGGATCCTGAGAGTTGACTTCTTCCACTGCAAGTACTCCAAGGTCGCGCCGGGCAATCGGATCGAGGATCTCTACGAAGTCTGCGGTCAGGCACAGAAGAGCATCTCATGGATGTCCTCGACCGAACGACACATCGACCTGTTCACCCACCTTCTACGGCGTGAGGCCAAGCGCCAAGACGACGGGAAAACAACCCGCTTTGAACATGGCAACAGGGAGAACTTGCTTCGGTATAGAGAGATGAGCCGCAGGTGCCAGGTCAGGTTCAGGGTCTTCATTGTGCAACCAGGCCTTTTGGCGAGCAATGTCACCCTTGATCAACTGCAACTGCTCGCCGTGACGGAAAACTACCTAATGGAGACCTACGGCATTCCGTTTGCGATTGTCACTAGTCCATAA